One window from the genome of Candidatus Lernaella stagnicola encodes:
- a CDS encoding thioredoxin family protein produces the protein MWTISSSEEFENAMHKGAVLVFFTSPWCAACHLQEPIIERLESRFAGKVVMVSVNVDQHEQLAQRFGIHALPTLAVFRNGKEAQRWIGMQRESTLRTGIETTFFDRRPERPVTKTNN, from the coding sequence ATGTGGACCATTTCGTCGAGCGAAGAATTCGAAAACGCGATGCACAAGGGTGCCGTCTTGGTCTTCTTCACGTCGCCATGGTGCGCGGCCTGTCACCTGCAGGAACCAATCATCGAGCGACTCGAAAGCCGATTCGCGGGAAAGGTGGTGATGGTCAGCGTCAACGTGGATCAACACGAGCAACTCGCCCAGCGGTTCGGTATCCATGCGTTGCCCACCCTGGCGGTGTTTCGCAACGGCAAAGAAGCACAACGGTGGATCGGCATGCAGCGTGAATCCACCTTGCGCACAGGGATTGAAACCACGTTTTTCGACAGACGGCCGGAACGGCCGGTAACGAAAA
- a CDS encoding sigma 54-interacting transcriptional regulator yields the protein MAQTPQDPQTPDFAELLLDSMADGVFTLDKQGHITRWNPAMERISGYAENEALGKPCTILSFNRCLGQNCPAGFAECGILDHGNFDGKECFLRHKDGHDVSVLKSARLLLDRNGTVTGVVETVTDLADLYAARRELEQASRRLKEMHSFDNIIGKSSAMGDFFTALEAAAASEATVLIQGESGTGKELAAIALHFNGSRSEMPFVPVNCSALSESLLESELFGHIQGAFTGAIRDRIGRVEQADGGTLFLDEVGEISPLIQLKLLRVLQEREIERVGESKKRKIDIRIIAASNKDLFHLVEIGKFRQDLFYRLKVFPITLPPLRKRKEDLQLLISHFIARQNEKTGRQVTDVTPAAMRILFDYPWPGNVRELENAIEHAFVLVDDHYIDVFDLPVELRQFEYRPGVAARALPPSSPLSRKQLTRQELVRLLEEAWWNKAEVARRLGVSRTAVWKYMKKWDIPLKKPGDC from the coding sequence GTGGCACAAACACCACAAGACCCGCAAACCCCTGATTTCGCGGAACTTCTCTTGGATTCGATGGCTGATGGTGTCTTCACCCTCGACAAACAGGGGCACATCACCCGCTGGAACCCCGCTATGGAGAGAATCTCCGGTTACGCCGAAAACGAGGCGCTTGGGAAACCGTGCACCATCTTGTCGTTCAACCGCTGCCTCGGCCAGAACTGCCCTGCCGGTTTCGCTGAATGTGGAATCCTCGACCACGGCAACTTCGACGGGAAAGAATGCTTTTTGCGGCACAAAGACGGACACGATGTCTCGGTCCTCAAAAGTGCGCGGTTGTTGCTCGACAGAAACGGCACGGTGACCGGTGTGGTCGAAACCGTGACCGATCTGGCCGATTTGTACGCGGCGCGGCGCGAGCTCGAACAAGCCTCTCGCCGGTTGAAAGAGATGCACAGCTTCGACAACATCATCGGCAAAAGCAGCGCGATGGGCGATTTCTTCACCGCATTGGAAGCCGCCGCCGCCAGCGAGGCCACCGTGTTGATCCAGGGCGAAAGCGGCACGGGCAAAGAACTGGCCGCCATTGCGCTTCACTTCAACGGGTCGCGGTCGGAAATGCCCTTTGTCCCGGTCAATTGTTCGGCATTGTCTGAGTCACTGCTGGAAAGCGAGTTGTTCGGACACATCCAGGGAGCGTTCACCGGCGCCATTCGCGACCGTATCGGCCGCGTCGAACAAGCCGATGGCGGCACGCTGTTTTTGGACGAAGTGGGCGAGATCAGCCCGCTGATCCAACTCAAACTGCTGCGGGTTCTCCAAGAGCGCGAAATCGAGCGCGTCGGCGAATCCAAAAAGCGGAAAATCGACATCAGAATCATCGCAGCCTCCAACAAGGACCTTTTTCACTTGGTCGAGATCGGGAAGTTTCGGCAGGATCTGTTCTACCGGCTCAAGGTGTTTCCGATCACGCTGCCGCCGTTGCGCAAACGCAAAGAGGACCTGCAACTGTTGATCAGCCATTTCATTGCGCGCCAAAACGAAAAGACCGGCCGGCAGGTCACCGACGTCACGCCGGCGGCGATGCGCATCCTTTTCGACTACCCCTGGCCGGGCAACGTACGGGAGTTGGAAAACGCCATTGAACACGCGTTTGTGTTGGTGGACGACCACTACATCGACGTGTTTGACCTGCCGGTCGAGTTACGGCAATTCGAGTACCGCCCGGGCGTCGCCGCGCGCGCGCTACCGCCTTCTTCACCGCTTTCGCGAAAGCAGTTGACGCGGCAGGAATTGGTGCGGCTGCTGGAAGAGGCGTGGTGGAACAAGGCCGAAGTCGCGCGCCGGTTGGGCGTGAGCCGCACCGCCGTGTGGAAGTACATGAAAAAGTGGGATATCCCTTTAAAAAAGCCGGGCGATTGTTAG
- a CDS encoding metalloregulator ArsR/SmtB family transcription factor, with translation MKKISELHANICQVFANPVRIEIVEALIEREHTTKELAEIIGASAVNISQHISLMRNRNMVVSTRSGHFVYHRLTADEIRQVFSIVRGFLISTLEKSGRLAQELR, from the coding sequence ATGAAAAAGATTTCCGAGCTTCATGCGAACATCTGCCAGGTCTTCGCCAATCCGGTGCGGATCGAGATCGTCGAAGCTCTGATCGAGAGGGAGCACACGACCAAGGAATTGGCCGAGATCATCGGCGCCAGCGCCGTGAACATCTCGCAGCACATTTCTTTGATGCGCAACCGCAACATGGTGGTCAGCACACGGTCGGGCCATTTCGTTTATCACCGGCTGACCGCAGACGAGATCAGACAAGTTTTTTCGATCGTTCGCGGTTTTTTGATTTCAACATTGGAAAAATCCGGTCGCCTCGCCCAAGAGCTCCGCTGA
- a CDS encoding rhodanese-like domain-containing protein, protein MNRFLKTTLLLAVFVGFAMASIVHAEEAAKVYTADELAAEAKALTNCMEVAATKAAVDAGKFAVILDVREAKEFKAGHIPGAINIPRGVLEFKIADKIADTATPILVYCKKGGRGCLCCVQLMKMGYSAVTNLDGGWEAWEKAEYPVE, encoded by the coding sequence ATGAACCGATTCCTGAAAACCACGTTGTTGCTTGCCGTATTCGTTGGATTCGCGATGGCCAGTATTGTCCACGCCGAAGAGGCTGCCAAGGTCTACACAGCCGACGAGCTCGCCGCCGAGGCAAAGGCCCTGACGAACTGCATGGAAGTCGCCGCGACCAAGGCCGCCGTCGACGCCGGCAAGTTCGCTGTGATTCTCGATGTGCGCGAGGCCAAAGAATTCAAGGCGGGGCACATTCCCGGTGCGATCAACATTCCGCGCGGCGTGCTCGAGTTCAAGATCGCTGACAAAATCGCCGACACCGCCACGCCGATCCTTGTGTACTGCAAAAAGGGTGGCCGGGGCTGCCTGTGTTGCGTGCAACTCATGAAAATGGGTTACTCCGCCGTCACCAACCTGGACGGCGGTTGGGAAGCATGGGAAAAGGCGGAATATCCCGTCGAATAG
- a CDS encoding collagen-like protein, producing MANRWFFWLLIVILFGAVPFVVGCADGGGDDGGNAGDDDNNDDDTGNNDGDDDSINPGDDDDSGAIVPIIEFIIGNSPTHQGRIADGVIIKGENLQNGRVFVFPANHPELEMELPVVEANSTDKQIEALLITENWDVEEWYFDQGYDDLKFYIVSPNGDESDKADANLLQGEPGPSGPQGDDGASGPQGPSGPTGSRGPSGPQGSAGATGPQGPSGPSSSFSTYLTSEVLASVSPDDWSAVQSPACNSGDSVVGCKCWSNSSKWVHLGSVRPKYAGENCRCTFYNRYSSSNTIYVQALCLTAN from the coding sequence ATGGCAAACAGGTGGTTTTTTTGGCTGTTGATCGTTATTCTTTTTGGCGCGGTACCTTTCGTCGTCGGGTGTGCAGATGGCGGCGGCGATGATGGCGGCAACGCAGGTGATGACGACAACAACGACGACGACACGGGCAACAACGACGGCGATGACGATTCGATCAATCCGGGCGACGATGATGACAGCGGTGCAATCGTGCCGATCATCGAATTCATCATCGGAAATTCGCCCACCCACCAAGGGCGAATTGCTGATGGCGTGATCATCAAAGGAGAGAACCTCCAAAACGGTCGGGTCTTCGTTTTTCCGGCGAACCATCCCGAACTTGAAATGGAGTTGCCGGTTGTTGAAGCGAATTCGACTGACAAACAAATCGAAGCATTGCTTATTACAGAGAATTGGGATGTTGAGGAATGGTACTTCGACCAGGGCTATGACGACCTGAAGTTCTACATCGTGTCTCCGAACGGTGACGAATCTGATAAAGCCGACGCCAATTTGCTTCAAGGTGAGCCTGGTCCTAGTGGTCCCCAGGGCGATGATGGCGCATCCGGTCCTCAAGGCCCAAGTGGCCCAACAGGATCGCGTGGTCCTTCTGGTCCTCAAGGTTCTGCCGGTGCAACTGGTCCCCAAGGCCCGAGTGGTCCGAGCTCATCTTTCTCCACATACTTGACCAGTGAGGTATTGGCTTCCGTTTCGCCCGACGACTGGTCAGCAGTGCAATCCCCAGCATGTAATTCTGGAGATAGTGTGGTGGGGTGCAAATGCTGGTCTAATTCATCGAAATGGGTTCATCTAGGTAGTGTCCGTCCTAAGTACGCCGGTGAGAATTGCCGATGTACGTTTTACAATCGTTACTCGTCTTCGAATACGATATATGTACAGGCACTCTGTTTAACTGCGAATTAG